The following proteins come from a genomic window of Rutidosis leptorrhynchoides isolate AG116_Rl617_1_P2 chromosome 10, CSIRO_AGI_Rlap_v1, whole genome shotgun sequence:
- the LOC139871533 gene encoding pentatricopeptide repeat-containing protein At2g41720, producing the protein MELHSHFFNSLPPPLSTNNKQTPKSKLFELRCCSGEHTSKNLKKVGFVDYNKGERQVSVQVTGFKKSDLPKRHRIRIQSDPFQKDWNISQLVFKILKLNKYEDVDGLLNCWAGRFAHKNYPILIKEITKTGSIEHSNQVFKWIKNQKNYCAHNDIYNMMIRLHARHNQTDQARGLFFEMQKWRCKPDADTFNALISAHGRAGQWRWATNIMEDMLRAAVPPTRSTYNNLIHACGSSGNWKEALKVSKKMTENGVGPDLVTHNIVLSAFKTGSQYSKALSYFELMKGTKIRPDTTTLNIVIHCLVKLGQFGKAIELFHSMREKRTECDPDIVTFTSIIHLYSVSGQIENCKAVFNTMIAEGFKPNIVSYNALLGAYASRGMSNEALSVFNDIKKNGFRPDVVSYTSLLNSYGRSQQPEKAMEVFNLMKRNNLKPNVVTYNALIDAFGSNGFLPTAVDMLPEMESNGLQPNVVSISTLLACCGRYGQNVKIDCILAAADSRGICLNTVAYNSAIGSYMNIGEYDKAVALYKSMRQKNVKPDTVTYTILISSCSKMSKYTEALEFLDEMVDLDIPLSNEVFSSAISVYSKQGQLLEAESLFSKMKMIHGVPDVVAYTTMLHAYSAAEKWDNAFALFQEMEMNGVEPDLVACSALMRACNKGNQPAKVIVIAEFMQERNIPMTDTIYYEMLSACSIQRDWRKTIELIGLMEPSFNVMSIGLLNQLLHSIGKLGKTETMMKVFYKIVATGAEINNSTYTVLLKNLLAVGNWRKYLEVLEWMEDSGVQPSVEMYQSIHAFAQTSGGEFSVIIQDRLDCLRRKTHV; encoded by the exons ATGGAGCTACACTCTCATTTCTTCAACTCGCTTCCCCCACCCCTTTCCACTAATAATAAACAAACACCAAAATCGAAACTTTTTGAACTCCGGTGTTGCTCCGGCGAACACACCTCCAAAAACCTAAAAAAAGTCGGTTTTGTAGACTATAATAAAGGAGAACGGCAAGTATCGGTACAGGTAACCGGTTTCAAGAAGTCTGATTTACCCAAACGTCACCGGATACGGATTCAATCCGACCCGTTTCAGAAAGACTGGAATATTTCACAACTGGTTTTCAAGATTTTAAAGCTTAATAAATATGAAGATGTTGATGGCTTGCTTAATTGTTGGGCTGGCAGATTTGCTCACAAAAACTACCCTATTCTTATTAAG GAAATTACCAAAACAGGTTCCATCGAGCATAGTAATCAAGTCTTCAAATGGATAAAGAATCAGAAGAATTATTGTGCCCACAATGATATATACAACATGATGATCAGGTTACATGCGAGGCATAATCAAACAGATCAGGCACGTGGCTTGTTTTTCGAAATGCAAAAATGGAG GTGCAAGCCGGATGCTGACACTTTTAATGCTCTCATAAGTGCACATGGTCGAGCTGGTCAATGGCGTTGGGCCACGAATATCATGGAAGACATGCTGCGTGCAGCT GTTCCTCCTACTCGCTCAACGTATAACAATTTAATTCATGCATGTGGATCAAGTGGGAATTGGAAAGAGGCTCTAAAAGTCTCCAAGAAAATGACAGAAAACGGGGTGGGGCCGGATCTGGTGACTCACAATATAGTTTTATCCGCTTTTAAAACAGGGTCTCAGTATTCGAAAGCACTTTCTTATTTCGAGTTGATGAAAGGAACAAAGATTCGACCCGATACCACAACTTTAAACATTGTGATCCATTGTCTTGTAAAATTGGGACAATTCGGaaaagcaattgaactttttcacTCAATGAGGGAGAAAAGAACTGAATGTGATCCAGATATCGTGACGTTTACTAGTATCATTCATTTGTACTCGGTTTCGGGTCAAATTGAAAACTGCAAGGCTgttttcaacacaatgattgctgAAGGTTTTAAACCAAATATCGTATCTTATAATGCACTTTTAGGGGCGTACGCTTCTCGCGGGATGAGTAATGAAGCATTATCGGTTTTTAATGATATTAAGAAAAACGGGTTTCGACCCGATGTTGTATCGTATACATCTTTACTCAATTCCTATGGAAGATCACAACAACCCGAAAAGGCCATGGAGGTATTTAACTTGATGAAAAGGAATAATCTGAAGCCAAATGTTGTCACTTATAATGCTTTAATTGACGCCTTTGGATCCAACGGTTTTTTGCCCACAGCTGTCGATATGCTGCCCGAAATGGAATCCAACGGTCTGCAACCGAACGTTGTCTCGATTAGTACTTTGTTAGCGTGTTGTGGTCGTTATGGTCAAAACGTCAAGATCGACTGCATACTTGCTGCGGCTGATTCACGGGGAATTTGTCTGAATACCGTTGCGTATAATTCGGCTATAGGCAGTTATATGAACATTGGAGAATATGATAAAGCAGTAGCTTTATATAAGTCGATGAGGCAAAAAAATGTTAAACCTGATACGGTTACGTATACTATTCTTATCAGTAGTTGTTCAAAGATGTCGAAATATACCGAAGCTCTTGAATTTCTTGATGAAATGGTGGATTTGGATATACCCTTGTCTAATGAAGTTTTTTCGTCTGCAATATCTGTGTATAGTAAACAG GGTCAACTTTTGGAGGCAGAGTCGTTGTTCTCGAAAATGAAGATGATACATGGTGTTCCTGATGTTGTTGCGTATACAACAATGCTACATGCGTATAGTGCTGCAG AGAAATGGGATAATGCATTTGCGTTGTTTCAAGAAATGGAAATGAATGGTGTTGAGCCAGATCTTGTAGCTTGTTCAGCTTTAATGAGAGCTTGTAATAAAGGGAACCAACCTGCTAAAGTTATTGTCATAGCCGAATTTATGCAAGAGAGGAATATACCGATGACCGACACCATCTACTACGAGATGTTGTCCGCATGTAGTAT TCAACGAGATTGGAGAAAGACGATTGAACTAATTGGATTGATGGAGCCATCGTTCAATGTAATGTCGATAGGACTTTTGAATCAACTTCTGCATTCGATCGGAAAATTAGGGAAGACAGAAACCATGATGAAG GTATTTTATAAAATTGTGGCAACAGGTGCTGAAATTAATAACTCTACATATACAGTGTTGCTAAAGAATCTTCTGGCGGTAGGAAATTGGAGAAAGTACCTTGAG GTATTGGAGTGGATGGAAGATTCTGGAGTACAACCTTCAGTTGAAATGTATCAAAGTATACATGCCTTTGCACAAACTAGTGGGGGTGAATTTTCTGTTATCATACAAGATAGACTTG ACTGCTTGAGACGAAAAACACATGTATGA